Within the Helicobacter ibis genome, the region TGTGCTAACTTGCTTAGGAGATAATCAAAACTACTCTTTTGTCACTTCTCAAATGGGAAACAATCTAGCAGATAGGAGCACAAGGCATATCCTAAAGCACTATTATAAAGGATATAGGGAATATTCTTATTTGGAGCGTGGGAGTGATGAGAGGCAGTATTGTGCGCCGGGGATTGATTTGCCATTTTGCACCATCTCTCGCACAAAATTTGGCGAGTATAAAGAATATCACACTTCACTAGACAATTTAGACTTTATCAGCAAAGAGGGCTTAGAGGGTGGATATACTTTTGCAAAAAGAATCTTAGAAGCACTAGAACTAAATAGAGTGTATAAAAACAAAATTCTTTGTGAGCCACAGCTTGGAAAATATGAACTATATCCCACACTATCAACTAAAGAAAGCATAAAAGCAATTAAAGATATGCGGAATTTGTTGATGTATTGCGATGGTAAGAGAGATTTGCTAGAAATTGCAGAAATTTGTAGCTTTAATTTGCTTAGTATGAAAGAATATATAAACAAGTTCATAGAATGCGGATTAATTGAAGAAGTAATTTAATTATGTAAAGGATAAAAATGAAAGAAAAAATTGAAAATTTTATAAAAACAAAAAATCCAAACTTCGATGGAGGAGCTATTTTTGGAAATAATGGAATTGATTCTGTTGGATTTTTAGAATTGCTTAGCTTTTTAGAAGACGAACTGAAAATAGAACTTGACTTTAGCGAATATGACCCAGTTGAGTTTGGTACTTTAAACGGTCTGTATGAGATAATAAAGAAGGAAAACCTAAAATGATATGGGAATATATTTACAACACAGAATTTGTGGCCTTCAAAGACTGCCATTTAACTTGCAATGGATATTGTTGCACTATGAACAAAGAATTCTCCATACTTTCTAAAATAACGCTTCCACTCTTAGAAGATGAGTATAGCTACTACGAACAAAATGGCGGGATTAGCAATATAGATGAAATTAAAAAAGAAGAATTTACCTTGTTAAATGGCAAAAATCTTACGCTTTATTATTTGATATGTGATTGTAAGGGACTATGCAATCCTCACTCTATGCGACCATTAATTTGCAGAATCTATCCCTTTATCCCCAAAATATCGTATAAAGGCGAATGTGAGGGGTTTTTATATGCTTCATTTTTTGATGTAATTTACAATGATACAAACCATCCTTGCACACTAGTAAGGGAGCATAAAGAAGAAATTTTTGAAAATTTAAAAGAAAAATTAGAACCACTTTTGCATGAACCAAAGCTTATATTTGCCTTTAAGGCGTTGGAGATTGTGTATTCTTATTTATTAGCAAAACTTGATTTGACACAAGATATAAACACATTAAACAAAAAATTAGAATTCTTACTTTTAAGTCGTAAAGCATGGAATAATGAAGATTTCAAACAAGAAATTACGCAAAGCTATGAGAAAATTGTTAAAAACTTTGGAGAGTTTTTGTGAAAACATATGCGTTAGAAGAGTTTGAATCTTTTTTGAAAATACATACAAAAGATTCTAAAAATATTCTAATTCATAGTGCCATTGCAAACTTAGGAATTCCCACAAAAAACAATCAAAAAATACCACCACAAGAAATAATGGATAATTATTTAGAGATTCTATTAAAATGCAATAGCGAAATTTTAATGCCTTGTTTTAACTACTCCTTTCCAAAGACACATTTTGCTGATTTAAGGAGTTTGCCAAGCGAGGTTGGAATCTTAACAGAAGCATATAGAAATGCTACTAAGCATAGAAGTATCCACCCTATGTTTAGCTTTTGCTCAAATAACGGAGAAAGCATAGATAAGAGTGTAGAATACAACCCATTTTTGGGTAATTGTGTATATCAAAATTTATTAGATTCTAATGCACTAATGATATTTTTAGGAATTGATATTAGAGTTTGCACTTTTATGATGTTTGTGGAAGCAAACTTTGGCGTTAAATACCGCTATTTCAAGCCATTTTCTGGTGAAGTGATAGATTTAGAGGAAATATCACATAAAGGAGAGTTTTATCATTTTTGTTTGCCACCTAATGGCGAGATTGTGGTAGATTATTCTAAAATGTTTAAAGCTTTACTCTCTTTAGGAGTTGTTAAATCACAAAAACTTGGTGCTTCTTTTCTCTATTATTTTAATGCACAAGACTTTTATAAAGCAGTTAAAAATGAGCTAACAAAGAATCCATATTTATTACTAAAAACATCTCCTAAACGTTTTTGGACTTTTAAAAATGGAGAAGATACTATATTGGAATCTTTATAGATACTAACAAGGAATAATATGAAGTTTGACAAAATATGCATAATAGGCAGTGGAAACTTGGCACTAAAAACAATGAAACTTCTATATGAAAAATATAAGCTACCAAAAGAAAAAATATTTGCTCTAAGTCAAAATGAACCAAAACTATCACTATTTAGCAATTTTTGCAAAAAGCAAAATATAAACTACCAAAATATAATCAATAAAAACCAATTAGAAAATATCTTTATGCAGATAGATTCAAAGACGCTAGTAGTTAGTGCAAATAATTATTTTATTTTTACAAAAAAGATTCTAGACAAACATAATCTAACAATCATTAATTACCATAACTCTCTACTACCAAAATATAAAGGCTCAAATGCTGCACTATGGTGTATATATAACAATGAAGAAAAAAGCGGAATTACATGGCATATGGTCAATGAAAATATCGATAGTGGAGAGATTCTAGTGCAAAAAGAAATAATTTTAAACAAAAATCATACATTCTTATCACTCACACAAGAGCAACTAGAGCTTGGGGTTTTGACATTAGAATCGATTTTGCAAGATTTATTAAATGAAAAATTAAAAGGCACACCTATGACAGGTAGTGGGAGCTTCTATTATAAATCACAATTACCAAATGATGGTCTTTTTGATAGCAATTGGGATTTGGAGCATAGAAGCAGATTCTTAAGAGCGTTTGATTGTGGTAAATCTGGATTATTAAAACCAGCAAGAGCAATTATTAATAACAAAGAAATAGAAATAACAAAATACAACGAAAACTTCATGCCACAAGAAATACAATAGCTTTTACAAAACTTAATTTAAGCAAAATTTAACAAATTTTCAATATAATTTGCGACTTAAAACTTAAAGTTATAAAGGTAAAGAAATGAAAATTACCAAAATGGCAAAAGCCAACGAAATTAAACGAGAATGGGTTGTTCTTGATGCTAAAGACAAGACTTTTGGACGATTAATAACAGAGGTTGCTACTCTACTTAGAGGTAAGCATAAACCTTGCTATACTCCTCATGTAGATTGTGGAGACTTTGTTGTGGTTATAAATGCTGGCAAAGCTAAGTTTAGCGGTATGAAGCTAGATGACAAAGAGTATTTTACGCATTCAGGTTATTTTGGTAGCACAAAGTCAAAAACACTAAGAGAAATGCTAGAAAAGCACCCAGAAAAGCTATATAAACTAGCTGTTAGAGGTATGCTTCCAAAGACAAAACTAGGCAGAGCAATTATTAAAAAGCTAAAAGTATATAACAGCGAAACTCACCCTCACAGTGCGCAAGTATCAAAACAAGGATAGATAATGGCAAAGATTTATGCAACAGGAAAAAGAAAAACAGCAGTCGCTAAAGTTTGGTTAGCACCTGGAACAGGTAAATTTACAATAAATGGTGGAGTTAGTTTGAATAATTGGCTGGGTGGGCATGAAGCTATCAAAATGAAAGTTATGCAACCACTTTTATTAACTAAGCAAGAAAAGAGCGTTGATATAGTTGCAGTTACTATGGGAAGTGGATATTCAGCACAAGCTGAGGCACTAAGACATGGTATTTCAAAGGCACTTGTAGCATATGATACTAACTTCAGAGCAATCCTAAAACCAAAAGGATTATTAACAAGAGATTCAAGAGTTGTTGAAAGGAAGAAATACGGAAAAAGAAAAGCAAGAAGAAGCCCTCAATTCTCAAAGAGATAAAAAAGATTCTATCTTGGAATCTTTTTTCTCCAAGCACAAGGATGCTTATCTTCACTGCTTATTTATTTTTACTATTTGTTTTGTATATTTTTTATTTCAATATTTAGAGTTCTACAAATTTGCACAAAATCCACAGAATTTCATAAATGACACACTTATTCTAACTTCTTATGATTCATATTATTATGCAAAGTTTGCAAAAGAATTTGCACTATCAAACATAAAAGAGCAACTATCACTTTTATCTTCCATACCACCACTTTCTATACTTGGTGGGATACTTAGTGCAATCTTTAAAGAGACTGCATTTACATATAGCAGTGTTGTATTTGGGGTGATTTTTGGGATTATTATGTATGTTTGCATACTGCAAATTTTGCAATTTACAAACACTGAATCTACAACACAAAATAAGATTCTAGCCCTTATAGGCAGTATGCTAAGCTTGCTTGCTCCACATTATTTTCAAAGAACAATTATTGGCTATTTTGATACTGATATGTTAATTTTATCCCTACCATTACTTAGCATTTTATTTTTATGGAAATATATTTTACAAGGTAGGAGCTACTCATTATTAGCCTTTGGAATCTTCTCTATTGCCTCTATAAATTGGCACAATGGGATTTCTAGCATTCTTCTAAGTAGCTTTATGCTCTACTTGCTATACGCAACAATAAAAAAAGAGTTACAACTAGATATAATAAGTGTTTTTTTAATTGCACTAACGCCCTTTAGCTATTCTTTTGTTGCATTATTTATTGTTTTTGTGCTAAAAAAGTATAAATATCTAATACTAGTAATTTCAATTATTTATGCGTATTATTTTGGGCTTTTTAACCCAATAATCTCTCAAGTGAATGCTTATCTATTTGGAGAGATTCAGCATTCAAATAGC harbors:
- a CDS encoding acyl carrier protein; its protein translation is MKEKIENFIKTKNPNFDGGAIFGNNGIDSVGFLELLSFLEDELKIELDFSEYDPVEFGTLNGLYEIIKKENLK
- a CDS encoding AAC(3) family N-acetyltransferase, with the protein product MKTYALEEFESFLKIHTKDSKNILIHSAIANLGIPTKNNQKIPPQEIMDNYLEILLKCNSEILMPCFNYSFPKTHFADLRSLPSEVGILTEAYRNATKHRSIHPMFSFCSNNGESIDKSVEYNPFLGNCVYQNLLDSNALMIFLGIDIRVCTFMMFVEANFGVKYRYFKPFSGEVIDLEEISHKGEFYHFCLPPNGEIVVDYSKMFKALLSLGVVKSQKLGASFLYYFNAQDFYKAVKNELTKNPYLLLKTSPKRFWTFKNGEDTILESL
- a CDS encoding formyltransferase family protein, encoding MKFDKICIIGSGNLALKTMKLLYEKYKLPKEKIFALSQNEPKLSLFSNFCKKQNINYQNIINKNQLENIFMQIDSKTLVVSANNYFIFTKKILDKHNLTIINYHNSLLPKYKGSNAALWCIYNNEEKSGITWHMVNENIDSGEILVQKEIILNKNHTFLSLTQEQLELGVLTLESILQDLLNEKLKGTPMTGSGSFYYKSQLPNDGLFDSNWDLEHRSRFLRAFDCGKSGLLKPARAIINNKEIEITKYNENFMPQEIQ
- the rplM gene encoding 50S ribosomal protein L13 codes for the protein MKITKMAKANEIKREWVVLDAKDKTFGRLITEVATLLRGKHKPCYTPHVDCGDFVVVINAGKAKFSGMKLDDKEYFTHSGYFGSTKSKTLREMLEKHPEKLYKLAVRGMLPKTKLGRAIIKKLKVYNSETHPHSAQVSKQG
- the rpsI gene encoding 30S ribosomal protein S9; translated protein: MAKIYATGKRKTAVAKVWLAPGTGKFTINGGVSLNNWLGGHEAIKMKVMQPLLLTKQEKSVDIVAVTMGSGYSAQAEALRHGISKALVAYDTNFRAILKPKGLLTRDSRVVERKKYGKRKARRSPQFSKR